A window from Roseofilum capinflatum BLCC-M114 encodes these proteins:
- a CDS encoding TIGR00300 family protein, with translation MTDPIRFLMCSPDHYDVDYVINPWMEGNIHKSSSSVAAEQWEKLHHIIKDHAIVELVKPEQGWPDMVFTANAGLVLGKDVVLSRFYHPERQGEEPHFKAWFESQGFTVHELPKDVPFEGAGDALFDREGRWLWAGYGFRSELDAHPAIAEWLDVEVLSLRLMDERFYHLDTCFCPLTGGYLLYYPAAFDGYSNRLIEMRVPAEKRIAISEPDAVNFACNAVNINDIVILNKATKELRDRLEAVGYRVIETPLTEFLKAGGASKCLTLRITEPVRTELHATTQIDTRTIHMMGHLLDAGLMNRALDLIVDGGGSFKVLNFNLGEQRQSPSEAEVKVSAPSAEVLDDIMSQLIDLGAVPASEDEQESLREPVPQPGAAPDDFYVSTIYPTEVRVRGTWVKVQHQRMDASIAVTYTDQGPVAKCKLIRDLAIGEDVIVGTRGIRTLHKVENREQKAAQEFSFMSGGVSSERRVELMVEQVAWELRHIRDQGGKVVVTAGPVVIHTGGGQHLATLIREGYVQALLGGNAIAVHDIEQAMMGTSLGVDMNQGVAVQGGHRHHLKVINKIRRSGSIAQAVESGVLSKGVMYECVRNQVPFVLAGSIRDDGPLPDTQMDMISAQQQYAELLKGADMVLMLSSMLHSIGVGNMTPAGVKMVCVDINPAVVTKLSDRGSLESIGVVTDVGLFLSLLVNQLNQLTTVYQTVS, from the coding sequence ATGACTGATCCAATTCGCTTTTTAATGTGTTCTCCTGACCACTATGACGTGGATTATGTAATTAATCCCTGGATGGAAGGAAATATTCACAAATCCTCTAGTTCTGTGGCGGCAGAACAATGGGAGAAACTTCACCATATCATTAAAGACCATGCCATTGTCGAGCTAGTGAAACCCGAACAGGGATGGCCGGATATGGTCTTTACCGCTAATGCGGGTTTGGTGCTGGGTAAGGATGTTGTTCTCAGCCGGTTTTATCACCCAGAACGACAAGGGGAAGAACCCCATTTTAAGGCCTGGTTTGAATCTCAAGGATTCACAGTCCATGAACTGCCCAAAGATGTACCCTTTGAAGGGGCGGGTGATGCCCTGTTTGACCGGGAAGGAAGATGGTTATGGGCGGGATATGGTTTCCGGTCAGAATTGGATGCTCATCCGGCGATCGCTGAATGGTTAGATGTAGAAGTCTTGTCCTTACGGTTAATGGATGAGCGCTTTTACCATCTCGATACCTGTTTCTGTCCCTTAACTGGGGGCTATTTGCTCTACTATCCAGCCGCCTTTGATGGCTATTCTAATCGCCTGATTGAAATGCGGGTTCCGGCAGAAAAACGGATTGCTATCAGTGAGCCGGATGCGGTGAATTTTGCTTGTAATGCGGTCAATATTAACGATATTGTCATTCTTAATAAAGCCACTAAGGAGTTACGCGATCGCCTAGAAGCAGTGGGTTACCGGGTGATTGAAACCCCGTTAACTGAGTTTTTGAAGGCGGGGGGCGCGTCTAAATGCCTCACCCTGCGAATTACGGAACCGGTACGCACGGAACTGCACGCCACTACGCAAATCGATACCCGCACGATTCATATGATGGGCCATTTACTCGATGCAGGGTTGATGAACCGGGCGTTAGATTTGATTGTAGATGGGGGCGGTAGCTTCAAGGTTCTCAACTTTAACTTGGGCGAACAACGGCAAAGTCCCTCGGAAGCGGAGGTGAAAGTTTCGGCTCCTTCGGCGGAAGTGCTGGACGATATTATGTCCCAGTTGATTGATTTGGGGGCAGTGCCAGCTTCTGAAGATGAGCAAGAATCCTTGCGCGAACCAGTTCCCCAACCAGGAGCGGCTCCGGATGATTTCTATGTGAGTACCATTTATCCCACAGAAGTGCGGGTTCGGGGCACTTGGGTGAAAGTGCAACATCAACGCATGGATGCCTCGATCGCCGTGACCTATACGGATCAAGGGCCGGTGGCAAAATGTAAATTAATCCGAGATTTGGCGATCGGTGAAGACGTAATTGTGGGCACTCGCGGCATTCGCACCTTGCATAAGGTGGAAAACCGGGAGCAAAAAGCGGCTCAAGAATTTAGCTTTATGAGCGGTGGAGTCTCTAGTGAGCGCCGCGTAGAACTGATGGTTGAGCAAGTGGCTTGGGAATTGCGCCATATCCGCGATCAAGGGGGTAAAGTGGTGGTAACAGCCGGCCCGGTGGTGATTCATACTGGGGGTGGACAGCACCTAGCTACCCTGATCCGGGAAGGGTATGTGCAAGCGCTGCTCGGCGGAAATGCGATCGCCGTCCACGATATCGAACAAGCGATGATGGGAACCTCCTTGGGCGTAGACATGAATCAAGGAGTCGCCGTCCAAGGAGGGCATCGTCATCATCTGAAGGTGATTAATAAGATTCGTCGCAGTGGCAGCATCGCCCAAGCGGTAGAGTCTGGAGTGTTAAGCAAAGGGGTGATGTACGAATGTGTCCGCAATCAAGTCCCCTTTGTCTTAGCCGGTTCCATCCGCGATGATGGCCCATTACCGGATACGCAAATGGATATGATTTCGGCTCAACAGCAATACGCCGAACTCCTGAAAGGCGCGGATATGGTACTGATGCTCTCCTCCATGCTCCATTCTATCGGCGTGGGCAATATGACTCCTGCGGGCGTGAAGATGGTTTGTGTAGATATTAATCCGGCTGTCGTGACTAAATTGAGCGATCGCGGTTCCCTAGAATCCATTGGTGTGGTCACCGATGTAGGCTTATTCCTCAGTCTCTTGGTCAACCAATTGAACCAACTGACCACCGTTTATCAAACCGTATCCTAA
- a CDS encoding GerMN domain-containing protein, with translation MEQHKQNRGIHIGIVVGLSALILGTGGGTAWWMIRSMQAPNSSSSILEEVQPTPSENNTPQAYWLQDTGNALELVSTPVQMKAVGSSEEQLTLALKTVLEAPADPEMASTIPPGTTLLSLEERADGIHLNISQEFTTGGGSASMMGRLGQILYTATSLDPEAPVWLSVEGEPLEYLGGGGLEIQQPMTREVYDREFAL, from the coding sequence ATGGAACAACATAAACAAAATCGCGGTATTCATATTGGCATAGTCGTTGGACTATCAGCCTTAATTTTAGGGACTGGAGGGGGTACAGCCTGGTGGATGATCCGGTCTATGCAGGCCCCAAATAGTTCCTCTTCCATCCTGGAAGAAGTCCAACCCACCCCATCGGAAAACAATACGCCTCAAGCTTATTGGCTCCAAGACACGGGAAATGCTTTAGAATTGGTCTCTACTCCGGTGCAAATGAAAGCCGTTGGGTCATCCGAAGAGCAGTTAACCCTAGCATTGAAAACGGTTTTAGAGGCTCCCGCCGATCCCGAAATGGCCAGCACCATCCCCCCAGGCACAACCTTGTTAAGCTTGGAGGAAAGAGCAGATGGTATTCACCTAAATATTTCTCAGGAATTCACCACAGGAGGCGGTAGCGCCTCGATGATGGGACGATTAGGGCAAATTTTGTATACGGCTACCAGTTTAGACCCAGAGGCTCCCGTTTGGTTGTCAGTTGAAGGTGAACCCTTAGAATATTTAGGCGGTGGAGGCTTAGAAATTCAGCAACCGATGACTCGCGAAGTCTATGACCGGGAATTTGCTCTCTAA
- the hpsJ-A gene encoding HpsJ-like protein, cyanoexosortase A-associated, with amino-acid sequence MLEQQPKPDPPTETVSPPWFHDPPHPKDSGLFLSEAVFNRTLLLLPLVGYTLLGLTVIHTVILFIPFQPLNAVWVLETMGHLVEGCWFPLLGLACILYGRWGYVDRWELRLWRFLSRMTLWVGLGYLLMVPVGIRQTWQIDGMNQIQLQAQMAEYNQVFVQAQERLEQSQSLEDLNELRVWMFPDRLLPIPDNAQELKEQLQQELIQTQAQWEEQLESQGRGRRLTLIKQSVKWNLGAILAGVAFLWFWNKTRWSRHVRLR; translated from the coding sequence ATGCTAGAGCAACAACCCAAACCCGATCCCCCAACTGAGACTGTATCCCCTCCCTGGTTCCACGATCCTCCCCATCCCAAGGATTCAGGACTGTTTCTTTCCGAAGCTGTTTTTAACCGCACCCTGCTGCTACTCCCTCTGGTGGGGTACACGCTCTTGGGTTTAACCGTGATTCATACCGTGATTCTGTTCATTCCTTTCCAACCCTTGAATGCGGTTTGGGTGCTGGAAACCATGGGACATTTGGTTGAGGGATGCTGGTTTCCGTTATTGGGATTGGCATGTATTCTTTATGGTCGCTGGGGTTATGTCGATCGCTGGGAATTGAGGTTATGGCGTTTTTTGTCTCGGATGACCTTGTGGGTGGGTTTGGGCTATTTATTGATGGTTCCTGTGGGGATTCGCCAAACTTGGCAGATTGATGGGATGAACCAGATTCAGTTACAGGCCCAAATGGCTGAATATAATCAGGTGTTTGTCCAGGCTCAGGAGCGTCTTGAACAAAGCCAATCTTTAGAAGATTTAAATGAATTAAGGGTTTGGATGTTTCCCGATCGCCTCTTACCGATCCCTGATAATGCCCAAGAGCTGAAGGAACAATTACAGCAGGAATTAATCCAGACTCAGGCTCAGTGGGAGGAGCAGTTAGAGAGTCAGGGGAGAGGCAGACGGTTGACCCTGATTAAACAGTCGGTTAAGTGGAATTTAGGGGCAATTCTGGCGGGAGTGGCGTTTTTGTGGTTTTGGAATAAGACTCGTTGGAGTCGTCATGTGCGGTTGCGTTGA
- a CDS encoding calcium-binding protein: MVFIPGTVPVPSPGPFQPAVSAPNLPGLPGAIPVPPFPTGTIPTVLTNDPTGVNGLSRTVATPTPPGLVNPPITAPINDYVSLAGNFATGTGGLWMLEGDDTVVASVGNQRILGNSGDDLLFGGNDQDKLAGGQGSDILVGGFGKDLLLGNLGSDGLVGNEDEDTLRGGQGNDVLDGGSGNDWLFGDFGVDELTGSDGFDTFVIRANEPNPLAGVRYVNPNLSPNDPDYVVFDPGIGPVDPGNPFAADVITDFNPQEDRLGLDNGVVYANLRFDTGQNITGGSSNDTVIYNNQTNSVLAVLADYTLGINSFDVITLTPFQQNLGSDFFGPFIDGTV; encoded by the coding sequence ATGGTATTTATACCCGGTACTGTTCCTGTTCCGTCTCCTGGGCCCTTTCAGCCCGCCGTATCTGCACCCAATTTACCCGGTTTGCCCGGCGCGATTCCTGTACCTCCCTTCCCAACTGGTACAATTCCCACCGTTTTAACCAACGATCCCACAGGGGTTAATGGCCTATCTCGGACTGTTGCCACCCCAACGCCTCCTGGTTTAGTTAACCCTCCAATTACAGCACCCATTAATGACTATGTGAGTCTAGCGGGGAACTTTGCCACCGGTACTGGTGGACTCTGGATGCTTGAAGGTGACGATACAGTAGTTGCTTCTGTAGGGAACCAACGGATCTTAGGTAACTCAGGTGATGACCTGCTGTTTGGGGGGAATGACCAAGACAAACTAGCCGGTGGACAAGGCAGTGATATTCTTGTCGGTGGTTTTGGCAAAGACTTACTCCTAGGAAACTTGGGTAGTGATGGTCTCGTAGGTAATGAAGATGAAGATACCTTACGAGGAGGCCAAGGCAATGATGTGCTTGATGGTGGATCTGGAAACGACTGGCTCTTTGGTGACTTCGGTGTGGACGAACTGACCGGTAGCGACGGTTTCGATACGTTTGTTATCCGTGCCAATGAACCCAACCCCTTAGCCGGAGTTCGGTATGTGAATCCTAACTTGTCTCCTAACGATCCCGATTACGTCGTCTTCGACCCAGGTATTGGCCCCGTTGACCCCGGTAATCCCTTTGCTGCTGATGTGATCACGGATTTCAATCCCCAAGAAGATAGGTTGGGGCTTGATAATGGTGTAGTCTATGCGAATCTCAGATTTGATACCGGTCAAAATATTACTGGAGGTTCCTCGAACGATACAGTGATCTACAACAACCAGACCAACAGTGTACTGGCGGTACTTGCAGACTATACCTTGGGTATTAATAGCTTTGATGTCATTACCCTAACTCCGTTCCAACAAAATCTGGGATCGGATTTCTTTGGCCCCTTTATTGATGGCACAGTCTAG
- a CDS encoding sensor histidine kinase, whose product MIRFFEKSLLRKLAFYYSSVSFLIIVLVAGSAYLLARSSLKQSVINQLGLAVSLKENEINQWFSLQIQDIFLLAQFPEIIAKTNRFINPPLDSSFDADQTYAELKNILNTITQVKSNIKIVSIVSNQGIVLLSTNPLLEKTYQPLGHLTTYITSPKDTINPIFYNSIITQNKAITLVTPIYQNNQKIAYLSIELDLAEVDKVIHKEADLNNSRLYLIGRISGRNTFVNSLHLENEDEKISINSLAINSVLEGRNGSGLYKNHEQIPVLGFYRWLEDKNMGLVAEIPQKIAFSLAERLARQILLIGCLFLVTILTIIYMVTRKLVQPIAEISEAAIKISQGDLNCHVPVLSKDEIGTLAMTFNGMTTKLNHSFQELEIINEQLKIKVDQLKQANQRAEKANQVKSEFISQMSHELRTPLNSILGFSQVLVEDPAIAESQKSLVVQIYSSGYKLLELINDVISLSKKDDMDQYRCISVISVSEFLEQLLSDFKTRLNRKDLSLVFQLSPNVPRFIQADAYFFGKIFNYLLDNSLKFTEKGEIKIKVTRFEPEKEDREFSRDPNSVNPELSEIDWIQWEVEDTGCGIEPQELEHLFEPFSRHFKSGDFQEGMGLGLPMCKKIVRQMEGEIRVQSQVGRGTKVTVILPFQRLSDRVDITLNLEKEQVENITIAGGSLESLDNLQKSMESLSLAWLQKLYQACCEADDEQVVELLKEFPESESQSREQIGELAKNYRLDKILELVEPLVINE is encoded by the coding sequence ATGATTCGTTTCTTTGAAAAAAGTCTCCTGAGAAAACTGGCATTTTATTATTCAAGTGTCTCCTTTTTAATTATTGTTTTAGTTGCTGGGAGTGCTTATCTTCTAGCTCGTTCTTCCCTCAAGCAATCAGTAATTAATCAGCTTGGATTAGCAGTTTCTCTCAAAGAAAATGAAATAAATCAATGGTTTTCCCTACAAATTCAGGATATTTTCTTATTAGCTCAGTTTCCGGAAATTATAGCCAAAACAAACCGTTTTATTAACCCTCCATTAGATTCCAGTTTTGATGCAGATCAAACTTATGCAGAACTCAAAAACATTTTAAACACCATCACTCAAGTCAAATCGAATATCAAAATCGTCTCTATCGTCAGCAATCAAGGCATTGTTCTACTCTCAACTAATCCTCTGCTGGAAAAAACTTACCAGCCATTAGGACACTTGACAACTTATATTACTAGCCCAAAAGATACCATAAATCCCATATTCTATAACTCTATTATCACTCAAAATAAAGCCATTACATTAGTCACTCCAATTTATCAAAACAATCAGAAAATTGCTTATCTTTCCATTGAGTTAGATTTAGCAGAAGTCGATAAGGTTATTCATAAAGAGGCAGATCTAAATAACAGTAGATTATACTTAATTGGTCGCATTAGTGGCAGAAATACATTTGTTAACTCTCTACATTTAGAAAATGAAGATGAAAAAATATCGATTAATAGTTTAGCCATAAACTCAGTTCTTGAAGGAAGAAATGGATCGGGTTTATATAAAAACCATGAACAGATTCCAGTCTTAGGATTTTATCGGTGGTTGGAAGATAAAAACATGGGTTTGGTTGCAGAAATTCCCCAAAAAATAGCCTTTTCTTTAGCCGAAAGACTCGCTCGCCAAATCTTACTGATTGGCTGCTTGTTTTTGGTAACTATATTAACAATAATTTATATGGTCACTCGTAAATTAGTCCAACCCATTGCTGAAATATCAGAAGCAGCCATCAAGATTTCTCAAGGGGATCTTAACTGTCATGTACCCGTATTGAGTAAAGACGAAATCGGCACTCTGGCTATGACCTTCAATGGGATGACAACAAAACTGAATCATTCTTTCCAAGAATTAGAGATCATTAATGAACAGTTGAAAATTAAAGTCGATCAACTCAAGCAAGCTAATCAAAGAGCCGAAAAAGCGAATCAAGTCAAAAGTGAGTTTATCAGTCAGATGAGTCATGAACTCAGAACCCCTTTAAATAGTATTTTGGGATTTAGTCAAGTTCTAGTTGAAGATCCGGCAATCGCAGAATCACAAAAATCCTTAGTGGTACAAATTTATAGTAGTGGATATAAACTCTTAGAATTAATCAATGATGTTATTTCGCTCTCTAAAAAAGATGATATGGATCAATACCGATGCATCAGTGTGATCTCAGTTTCAGAATTCTTAGAACAATTATTATCTGACTTTAAAACTCGATTAAATCGCAAAGATTTGTCTTTGGTTTTTCAACTCTCTCCCAATGTTCCTCGTTTTATTCAAGCAGATGCTTACTTCTTTGGTAAAATTTTTAATTACTTACTGGATAATTCTTTGAAATTCACTGAAAAAGGTGAGATCAAAATAAAAGTTACTCGATTTGAGCCAGAGAAGGAGGATAGAGAGTTTTCGAGAGATCCCAATTCTGTTAATCCAGAGTTATCAGAAATTGATTGGATTCAATGGGAAGTTGAAGATACTGGGTGTGGGATTGAACCTCAAGAGTTAGAGCATCTATTTGAACCCTTTTCACGTCATTTCAAGAGTGGAGATTTTCAAGAAGGAATGGGATTAGGGTTGCCCATGTGTAAAAAAATAGTACGGCAAATGGAGGGAGAAATTAGGGTTCAGAGTCAAGTAGGTCGGGGGACAAAAGTAACGGTAATTCTGCCGTTCCAAAGACTATCCGATCGGGTAGATATTACGTTGAATTTGGAGAAAGAACAAGTAGAAAACATAACTATTGCTGGGGGGTCTCTAGAGTCGTTAGATAACTTGCAAAAATCGATGGAATCCCTCTCTTTGGCTTGGCTGCAAAAATTGTACCAAGCCTGCTGTGAAGCAGATGATGAGCAAGTTGTCGAGCTGCTCAAGGAGTTTCCTGAGTCTGAGAGCCAAAGTCGAGAGCAGATCGGCGAATTAGCTAAAAATTATCGGTTAGATAAAATTCTGGAATTGGTTGAACCTTTAGTGATTAACGAGTAG
- a CDS encoding saccharopine dehydrogenase family protein: protein MAKNQILIIGGTGRIGHHVAQDLQQHMDAKLVVTGRQHPRKDRDLIGEFLPLDLGNLEQLQKAIAESQLVIHCAGPFHHRDARVLKSCIEQGVNYLDVSDHRSFTQKALELAPAAQEAGITAIVNTGVFPGISNGMVRQAVDGFDRVETIRLYYAVGGSGGAGITVMRTTFLGLQHPFLAWMGGQWQTIAPYSDRQIIDFGPPFNSLGVYWYDVPEAWTLAESFPVQNVITKFGSAPDIYNRLTALMTKLPQSWINHPLVIEGLSQISYRMTQVSDRFSGVGIVMIVEAEGEKDGQRAHYQSRFYHPHTAIAAGCGTGALAEWIWNGKLKKPGVWPVEQAITSEEFAEMMRSRSETGVLSRQSNISKSS, encoded by the coding sequence TTGGCTAAAAATCAGATCTTAATTATCGGAGGAACGGGAAGAATTGGCCATCATGTGGCCCAAGATTTGCAACAGCACATGGACGCAAAGCTGGTGGTCACGGGTCGTCAGCATCCGAGAAAGGATCGAGACCTAATCGGGGAATTTTTGCCCCTGGATTTAGGAAATCTGGAACAGCTCCAAAAGGCGATCGCCGAAAGTCAACTGGTGATTCATTGCGCGGGCCCCTTTCACCATCGGGATGCTAGAGTCCTCAAAAGCTGTATTGAGCAAGGAGTCAATTATCTGGATGTGAGCGATCATCGCTCGTTTACCCAAAAAGCACTGGAGTTAGCCCCCGCAGCACAAGAGGCTGGAATTACCGCGATCGTGAATACGGGGGTGTTTCCGGGCATTTCTAATGGCATGGTGCGGCAAGCGGTAGATGGCTTTGACCGAGTAGAAACCATTCGCCTCTATTATGCGGTGGGAGGGTCTGGAGGTGCTGGAATTACGGTGATGCGGACAACGTTTTTGGGGCTGCAACATCCGTTTTTAGCCTGGATGGGGGGACAATGGCAAACGATCGCCCCCTACAGCGATCGCCAAATCATCGATTTTGGCCCCCCATTTAATTCTCTGGGAGTCTATTGGTATGATGTGCCGGAAGCTTGGACATTAGCGGAAAGTTTCCCGGTACAGAATGTAATTACGAAATTTGGTTCTGCACCGGATATTTACAACCGTTTAACCGCTCTAATGACCAAATTACCCCAATCTTGGATCAACCATCCCCTCGTTATTGAAGGACTCTCGCAAATTAGTTATCGCATGACTCAGGTGAGCGATCGCTTCTCTGGAGTCGGTATCGTCATGATCGTTGAAGCGGAAGGAGAGAAAGACGGACAACGGGCCCACTATCAGAGCCGATTTTACCATCCCCACACGGCGATCGCCGCCGGATGTGGCACAGGAGCCTTAGCCGAGTGGATCTGGAATGGGAAGCTCAAAAAACCCGGAGTATGGCCGGTGGAACAGGCAATAACTTCAGAAGAATTTGCCGAAATGATGCGATCGCGAAGCGAAACGGGAGTTTTATCGCGTCAAAGTAATATAAGCAAATCATCGTAG
- a CDS encoding adenylate/guanylate cyclase domain-containing protein, with product MSIRFSTLVHLLSAQLSRKIAGWVFVSLMAIEGIILIPSYYRQERQELRQLEEVSWAIIDSIVRLSSPEMYADPEFHQKVQTLTQDSIIVGITIYDRTGEAVFELGELPEISFEQSQQDWVVRDRTWNQLRYDVAWSGDYLGIDYTLVARHNAERIQPLLNAYKWRILGLVIIIAVVVTSSTLLVLGITVIIPILRLRDDLIAAGEALSHPDRRRVEQQFYSFSTERSDELGAVMQAFHQMFCRVHEEQEKSERLLLNILPEAIASQLRNGQSTIADGFTEVTILFADLVGFTELAERFSPSELVEFLNEIFSRFDALTQKHHLEKIKTIGDAYMVAGGIPMERSDHAEAIANMALEMQGAIEEFNHQSQEHFKIRIGINTGPVVAGVIGTKKFSYDLWGDAVNTASRMESHGLPGTIQVSQSTYEKLQGKYHFQERGEIPIKGKGLMKTYFLIRKLQQQKGLS from the coding sequence ATGTCTATTCGGTTTTCGACCTTAGTTCACCTGTTGAGCGCTCAGTTATCCCGTAAGATTGCGGGTTGGGTGTTTGTGAGTTTAATGGCTATTGAAGGGATTATTTTAATTCCGTCCTATTATCGGCAAGAACGACAAGAATTAAGACAACTCGAAGAGGTCTCTTGGGCCATTATTGATTCGATTGTCCGGTTAAGTTCGCCAGAAATGTATGCCGATCCAGAATTTCATCAAAAGGTGCAAACCCTGACTCAAGATTCGATTATTGTGGGGATTACGATTTACGATCGCACCGGAGAAGCGGTTTTTGAGTTGGGGGAGTTACCAGAAATTTCCTTTGAGCAAAGCCAACAGGATTGGGTTGTCCGCGATCGCACCTGGAACCAACTGCGTTATGATGTGGCTTGGTCTGGAGACTATTTAGGCATTGACTATACCCTAGTGGCACGCCACAATGCTGAACGGATTCAACCCTTGCTCAATGCCTATAAATGGCGCATTCTAGGATTAGTGATCATTATTGCTGTGGTGGTCACCTCCTCAACCTTATTGGTCTTAGGCATAACGGTAATTATCCCCATTTTACGCCTACGAGATGATTTAATCGCCGCAGGAGAGGCCTTATCTCATCCCGATCGCCGTCGGGTTGAGCAACAGTTTTATTCCTTCTCTACGGAACGCTCTGATGAATTAGGCGCAGTCATGCAAGCTTTTCATCAAATGTTCTGTCGAGTACATGAGGAGCAAGAAAAATCGGAGCGCTTATTGCTTAACATTTTGCCAGAGGCGATCGCCTCTCAATTGAGAAACGGCCAATCTACCATTGCCGATGGCTTTACCGAAGTCACCATTCTGTTTGCCGACTTAGTGGGGTTTACCGAGCTGGCCGAGCGGTTTTCACCCTCTGAATTAGTTGAGTTTCTCAATGAAATTTTTTCTCGCTTCGACGCTCTGACTCAAAAGCACCATCTAGAGAAAATCAAGACCATTGGCGATGCGTACATGGTTGCTGGAGGAATTCCCATGGAGCGCAGCGATCATGCAGAGGCGATCGCCAATATGGCCTTAGAGATGCAAGGGGCGATCGAAGAATTTAATCACCAATCTCAAGAACACTTTAAAATCCGCATTGGTATCAATACCGGGCCCGTCGTTGCCGGAGTCATCGGCACAAAAAAATTTAGTTACGATCTTTGGGGAGATGCCGTCAATACCGCCAGTCGCATGGAATCCCACGGTCTCCCTGGCACGATTCAGGTCAGTCAATCCACCTATGAAAAGCTCCAAGGAAAATATCACTTTCAAGAACGGGGAGAAATTCCCATCAAAGGCAAAGGTCTCATGAAAACCTATTTTTTAATCCGTAAACTGCAACAACAAAAAGGGCTATCCTAA
- a CDS encoding LmeA family phospholipid-binding protein, whose translation MEALTILLSSLFLVASPSGLLLDQITQSFLKSTFDEAETWQVRVDNAPAHRLLQGQVGQLRIAGRGIMLTPGLQLAKLEIETDAIDINPDNFREGPGLSFLDRPLQAGVSIGFTDTALNEWLDSPEMSDRLRQIAISSLPRVAAAQLERYHIVNPQITFLDNRIRLQVQLVQLSNPETEPSSEPFELALAVESGFTIIKGWGLELVDLEVTVNQEPVPPLAIDLIQEGVREQFDLRTLESNSVILRLLQMQITPGQLEIAGFLRVQPPLDPSDDPDT comes from the coding sequence ATGGAAGCCTTAACTATTCTCTTATCCAGCTTATTCCTAGTCGCCTCTCCGTCGGGGCTGTTGCTGGATCAAATCACTCAATCTTTCCTCAAATCCACCTTCGATGAGGCAGAAACTTGGCAAGTACGGGTCGATAATGCTCCCGCTCACCGACTGCTACAAGGGCAAGTGGGACAGCTAAGGATCGCCGGAAGAGGAATTATGCTCACTCCGGGGTTACAACTGGCTAAACTGGAGATAGAAACCGATGCCATTGATATCAACCCGGACAATTTCCGTGAAGGCCCCGGTTTGTCCTTTCTCGATCGACCTTTACAAGCGGGAGTAAGCATTGGGTTCACAGATACCGCCCTTAACGAGTGGTTAGACTCTCCGGAAATGAGCGATCGCCTGCGACAAATAGCGATCTCCTCCCTCCCCCGTGTAGCGGCAGCTCAACTGGAGCGCTATCATATCGTTAACCCACAAATCACCTTTTTGGACAACCGCATACGACTGCAAGTCCAACTTGTGCAACTCTCGAACCCCGAAACCGAACCCTCCTCCGAACCCTTTGAACTGGCCCTTGCCGTCGAATCGGGTTTCACTATCATAAAAGGGTGGGGTTTAGAACTCGTCGATCTGGAGGTCACAGTTAACCAAGAACCGGTTCCTCCCCTGGCGATCGATCTGATTCAAGAGGGTGTTCGCGAACAATTTGACCTCCGCACCCTCGAATCCAACTCCGTGATCCTGCGCCTATTGCAGATGCAGATTACTCCGGGTCAACTGGAAATAGCTGGATTTCTCAGAGTTCAGCCTCCCCTTGACCCTTCAGATGATCCTGATACATAG
- a CDS encoding ArsR/SmtB family transcription factor, which translates to MASQQVPQEVVDQVAEYFSVLSEPMRLKLLNLLREREQCVQELVEATQTSQANVSKHLKLMLQAGILQRRAEGTSAYYSVKDELIFELCNLVCDRLASRIEQQARQFRDFSMTGKQLVS; encoded by the coding sequence ATGGCATCCCAACAGGTTCCCCAAGAAGTCGTCGATCAAGTTGCTGAATATTTCAGTGTTCTCTCAGAACCCATGCGCTTAAAGCTCTTAAACCTATTGCGCGAGCGCGAGCAATGTGTACAAGAGCTAGTGGAAGCAACCCAAACCAGTCAAGCAAACGTCTCGAAGCACCTCAAACTGATGTTACAAGCGGGCATTCTGCAACGACGGGCGGAAGGAACGTCAGCCTACTATAGCGTTAAAGACGAATTGATTTTTGAGTTGTGTAATTTAGTGTGCGATCGCCTCGCCAGTCGCATCGAACAGCAAGCCCGTCAATTCCGAGATTTTAGTATGACGGGCAAACAACTGGTGTCCTAG